A region from the Sander vitreus isolate 19-12246 chromosome 1, sanVit1, whole genome shotgun sequence genome encodes:
- the eif3m gene encoding eukaryotic translation initiation factor 3 subunit M, which produces MSVPAFIDITEEDQALELRAYMKAKGADISEENSEGGLHVDLAQIIEACDVCLKDDDKDVESVMNSIVSLLLILETEKQEALIESLCEKLVTFREGERPSLRMQLLSNLFHGMDETTSVRYTVFCGLIKVAATCNAIAYIPTDLDQVRKWIIDWNLTTEKKHTLLRLVYEALVDCKKSEAAAKVMVELLGSYTEDNASQARVDAHRCIVRALKDPNTFLIDHLLTLKPVRFLEGELIHDLLTIFVSGKLAAYVKFYQSNKDFIDSLGLSHEQNMSKMRLLTFMGMSVEFKEISFDTMQQELQIGADDVEAFVIDAVRTKMVYCKIDQTQRKVVVSHSTHRTFGKQQWQQLHDSLSSWKANLATVKTSLQALSPSA; this is translated from the exons ATGAGCGTCCCAGCATTTATCGATATTACAGAAGAAGACCAG GCTTTAGAGCTGAGAGCCTACATGAAGGCCAAAGGAGCTGATATATCAGAGGAGAACTCTGAAGGTGGACTTCATGTAGATCTGGCTCAGATCATCGAGGCGTGTGATGTATGCCTCAAGGACGATGATAAAG aTGTAGAGAGTGTGATGAACAGCATTGTGTCTCTGCTGTTGATCCTGGAGACGGAGAAGCAGGAGGCTCTCATTGAAAGTCTATGTGAGAAACTGGTGACATTCCGTGAAGGAGAGAGACCCTCCCTCAGGATGCAGCT ACTGAGTAATCTGTTCCATGGCATGGATGAAACCACTTCTGTGAGGTACACTGTCTTCTGTGGCCTCATCAAGGTGGCTGCAACTTGTAACGCCATTGCCTACATCCCAACTGACCTTGATCAG GTGCGCAAGTGGATTATCGACTGGAACCTGACCACAGAGAAGAAGCACACACTCTTGAGGCTAGTGTATGAAGCATTGGTTGACTGCAAAAAAAG CGAGGCTGCAGCAAAAGTGATGGTTGAGCTGCTGGGAAGTTACACAGAAGACAATGCTTCACAAGCACGTGTTGATGCCCACAG ATGTATCGTCCGTGCTCTCAAAGATCCCAACACCTTCCTCATTGACCACCTGCTCACCCTGAAACCTGTTCGCTTCCTGGAGGGAGAACTCATCCATGAC ctATTAACCATCTTTGTGAGTGGAAAACTAGCAGCATACGTAAAGTTTTACCAGAGTAACAAAGACTTCATTGACTCTCTTG GCCTGTCTCACGAGCAAAACATGTCCAAGATGCGTCTGCTGACATTCATGGGCATGTCTGTGGAATTCAAGGAGATCTCCTTCGACACCATGCAACAGGAGCTGCAGATTGGAGCTGATGACGTTGAGGCTTTTGTCATTGACG CTGTTCGGACCAAGATGGTGTACTGCAAAATTGACCAGACACAGCGAAAAGTTGTTGTGAG CCACAGCACACACCGCACCTTTGGcaagcagcagtggcagcagctgcACGACAGCCTTAGCTCCTGGAAGGCCAACCTAGCAACCGTCAAGACCAGTCTGCAAGCCCTGTCACCTTCTGCTTAA
- the wt1b gene encoding WT1 transcription factor b isoform X3: protein MLTEPCGAMSMGSDVRDLTLLPPAPPVSSLPGAGGGCGMSVGGGQWTQLLDLHPGSPYSSLPPHHSLIKQEPGWGTTDPIEDPHCGLGAFTVHFSGQFTGSGRVGAFGEPTAGQARMFPNGTYLPSCMDSPPAPRNQGYGAVGLDSNPSYGHTPSHHTPQLSSLSFKHEDTLAPPNNIVDQQYPAPPPMFGCHNPSESCPSSQALLLRNYNSDNLYQMASQLDCVTWNQMNNLASSMKSGHVPSYDSEPTAPPPPMLLSAQYHIHTHGVFRGLQDVRRVGGIAPPVVRSLEANEKRPFVCAYPGCSKRYFKLSHLQMHGRKHTGVKPFQCETCQRKFSRSDHLKTHTRTHTGKTSEKPFTCRWSNCQKKFARSDELVRHHSMHQRNLTKLQPAI, encoded by the exons ATGCTGACCGAGCCGTGTGGAGCCATGTCGATGGGGTCAGATGTTCGAGATCTGACCCTCTTACCTCCAGCGCCTCCTGTGTCATCATTACCAGGTGCTGGTGGTGGCTGTGGGATGTCTGTTGGTGGTGGCCAGTGGACCCAACTGCTGGACCTCCACCCTGGCTCTCCCTACAGCTCCCTGCCTCCTCACCACTCCCTCATCAAGCAGGAACCAGGTTGGGGGACCACTGATCCAATAGAGGACCCTCACTGTGGACTCGGGGCCTTCACAGTGCACTTCTCTGGCCAGTTTACAGGCTCTGGTCGAGTTGGGGCCTTCGGAGAGCCAACTGCAGGACAAGCAAGGATGTTTCCCAATGGAACCTACCTGCCCAGCTGTATGGACAGTCCTCCTGCACCCAGGAACCAGG gttATGGAGCAGTGGGTTTAGACAGCAACCCCAGTTATGGTCACACTCCGTCTCATCACACCCCTCAGCTCTCCAGCCTGTCCTTCAAACACGAGGACACGCTGGCACCGCCAAACAACATAG ttgaCCAGCAGTACCCGGCTCCCCCCCCCATGTTTGGTTGCCACAATCCTTCAGAATCCTGTCCGAGCAGCCAAGCTCTGCTGCTGAGAAATTACAACAG TGATAACCTGTACCAAATGGCATCTCAGCTGGATTGTGTAACATGGAACCAAATGAACAACCTGGCATCTTCCATGAAGAG TGGCCATGTACCCAGCTATGACAGTGAACCCACAGCCCCGCCTCCCCCCATGCTCCTCAGTGCCCAgtaccacatacacacacatggtgTCTTCAGAGGACTTCAG GATGTTCGTCGCGTAGGTGGTATTGCTCCACCAGTTGTGAGATCTTTAGAGGCCAACGAAAAGCGTCCATTTGTTTGTGCTTATCCTGGCTGCAGCAAGAGATACTTCAAACTGTCACATCTGCAGATGCACGGCCGCAAACACACAG GAGTGAAGCCCTTTCAGTGCGAGACGTGTCAGAGAAAGTTTTCACGGTCAGATCATCTTAAGACGCACACTCGGACTCATACAGGTAAAACAA GTGAGAAGCCCTTTACCTGCCGCTGGTCCAACTGTCAGAAGAAGTTTGCCCGCTCTGACGAGCTGGTGCGCCACCACAGCATGCACCAGAGGAACCTGACCAAGCTGCAGCCTGCCATCTGA
- the wt1b gene encoding WT1 transcription factor b isoform X2, protein MLTEPCGAMSMGSDVRDLTLLPPAPPVSSLPGAGGGCGMSVGGGQWTQLLDLHPGSPYSSLPPHHSLIKQEPGWGTTDPIEDPHCGLGAFTVHFSGQFTGSGRVGAFGEPTAGQARMFPNGTYLPSCMDSPPAPRNQGYGAVGLDSNPSYGHTPSHHTPQLSSLSFKHEDTLAPPNNIVDQQYPAPPPMFGCHNPSESCPSSQALLLRNYNSDNLYQMASQLDCVTWNQMNNLASSMKSGHVPSYDSEPTAPPPPMLLSAQYHIHTHGVFRGLQDVRRVGGIAPPVVRSLEANEKRPFVCAYPGCSKRYFKLSHLQMHGRKHTGEKPYQCDFPDCGRRFSRSDQLKRHQRRHTGVKPFQCETCQRKFSRSDHLKTHTRTHTGEKPFTCRWSNCQKKFARSDELVRHHSMHQRNLTKLQPAI, encoded by the exons ATGCTGACCGAGCCGTGTGGAGCCATGTCGATGGGGTCAGATGTTCGAGATCTGACCCTCTTACCTCCAGCGCCTCCTGTGTCATCATTACCAGGTGCTGGTGGTGGCTGTGGGATGTCTGTTGGTGGTGGCCAGTGGACCCAACTGCTGGACCTCCACCCTGGCTCTCCCTACAGCTCCCTGCCTCCTCACCACTCCCTCATCAAGCAGGAACCAGGTTGGGGGACCACTGATCCAATAGAGGACCCTCACTGTGGACTCGGGGCCTTCACAGTGCACTTCTCTGGCCAGTTTACAGGCTCTGGTCGAGTTGGGGCCTTCGGAGAGCCAACTGCAGGACAAGCAAGGATGTTTCCCAATGGAACCTACCTGCCCAGCTGTATGGACAGTCCTCCTGCACCCAGGAACCAGG gttATGGAGCAGTGGGTTTAGACAGCAACCCCAGTTATGGTCACACTCCGTCTCATCACACCCCTCAGCTCTCCAGCCTGTCCTTCAAACACGAGGACACGCTGGCACCGCCAAACAACATAG ttgaCCAGCAGTACCCGGCTCCCCCCCCCATGTTTGGTTGCCACAATCCTTCAGAATCCTGTCCGAGCAGCCAAGCTCTGCTGCTGAGAAATTACAACAG TGATAACCTGTACCAAATGGCATCTCAGCTGGATTGTGTAACATGGAACCAAATGAACAACCTGGCATCTTCCATGAAGAG TGGCCATGTACCCAGCTATGACAGTGAACCCACAGCCCCGCCTCCCCCCATGCTCCTCAGTGCCCAgtaccacatacacacacatggtgTCTTCAGAGGACTTCAG GATGTTCGTCGCGTAGGTGGTATTGCTCCACCAGTTGTGAGATCTTTAGAGGCCAACGAAAAGCGTCCATTTGTTTGTGCTTATCCTGGCTGCAGCAAGAGATACTTCAAACTGTCACATCTGCAGATGCACGGCCGCAAACACACAG GAGAGAAGCCTTACCAGTGTGATTTCCCAGACTGCGGCCGCAGATTCTCTCGCTCAGACCAGTTGAAGAGACACCAGCGCAGACACACAG GAGTGAAGCCCTTTCAGTGCGAGACGTGTCAGAGAAAGTTTTCACGGTCAGATCATCTTAAGACGCACACTCGGACTCATACAG GTGAGAAGCCCTTTACCTGCCGCTGGTCCAACTGTCAGAAGAAGTTTGCCCGCTCTGACGAGCTGGTGCGCCACCACAGCATGCACCAGAGGAACCTGACCAAGCTGCAGCCTGCCATCTGA
- the wt1b gene encoding WT1 transcription factor b isoform X1, which yields MLTEPCGAMSMGSDVRDLTLLPPAPPVSSLPGAGGGCGMSVGGGQWTQLLDLHPGSPYSSLPPHHSLIKQEPGWGTTDPIEDPHCGLGAFTVHFSGQFTGSGRVGAFGEPTAGQARMFPNGTYLPSCMDSPPAPRNQGYGAVGLDSNPSYGHTPSHHTPQLSSLSFKHEDTLAPPNNIVDQQYPAPPPMFGCHNPSESCPSSQALLLRNYNSDNLYQMASQLDCVTWNQMNNLASSMKSGHVPSYDSEPTAPPPPMLLSAQYHIHTHGVFRGLQDVRRVGGIAPPVVRSLEANEKRPFVCAYPGCSKRYFKLSHLQMHGRKHTGEKPYQCDFPDCGRRFSRSDQLKRHQRRHTGVKPFQCETCQRKFSRSDHLKTHTRTHTGKTSEKPFTCRWSNCQKKFARSDELVRHHSMHQRNLTKLQPAI from the exons ATGCTGACCGAGCCGTGTGGAGCCATGTCGATGGGGTCAGATGTTCGAGATCTGACCCTCTTACCTCCAGCGCCTCCTGTGTCATCATTACCAGGTGCTGGTGGTGGCTGTGGGATGTCTGTTGGTGGTGGCCAGTGGACCCAACTGCTGGACCTCCACCCTGGCTCTCCCTACAGCTCCCTGCCTCCTCACCACTCCCTCATCAAGCAGGAACCAGGTTGGGGGACCACTGATCCAATAGAGGACCCTCACTGTGGACTCGGGGCCTTCACAGTGCACTTCTCTGGCCAGTTTACAGGCTCTGGTCGAGTTGGGGCCTTCGGAGAGCCAACTGCAGGACAAGCAAGGATGTTTCCCAATGGAACCTACCTGCCCAGCTGTATGGACAGTCCTCCTGCACCCAGGAACCAGG gttATGGAGCAGTGGGTTTAGACAGCAACCCCAGTTATGGTCACACTCCGTCTCATCACACCCCTCAGCTCTCCAGCCTGTCCTTCAAACACGAGGACACGCTGGCACCGCCAAACAACATAG ttgaCCAGCAGTACCCGGCTCCCCCCCCCATGTTTGGTTGCCACAATCCTTCAGAATCCTGTCCGAGCAGCCAAGCTCTGCTGCTGAGAAATTACAACAG TGATAACCTGTACCAAATGGCATCTCAGCTGGATTGTGTAACATGGAACCAAATGAACAACCTGGCATCTTCCATGAAGAG TGGCCATGTACCCAGCTATGACAGTGAACCCACAGCCCCGCCTCCCCCCATGCTCCTCAGTGCCCAgtaccacatacacacacatggtgTCTTCAGAGGACTTCAG GATGTTCGTCGCGTAGGTGGTATTGCTCCACCAGTTGTGAGATCTTTAGAGGCCAACGAAAAGCGTCCATTTGTTTGTGCTTATCCTGGCTGCAGCAAGAGATACTTCAAACTGTCACATCTGCAGATGCACGGCCGCAAACACACAG GAGAGAAGCCTTACCAGTGTGATTTCCCAGACTGCGGCCGCAGATTCTCTCGCTCAGACCAGTTGAAGAGACACCAGCGCAGACACACAG GAGTGAAGCCCTTTCAGTGCGAGACGTGTCAGAGAAAGTTTTCACGGTCAGATCATCTTAAGACGCACACTCGGACTCATACAGGTAAAACAA GTGAGAAGCCCTTTACCTGCCGCTGGTCCAACTGTCAGAAGAAGTTTGCCCGCTCTGACGAGCTGGTGCGCCACCACAGCATGCACCAGAGGAACCTGACCAAGCTGCAGCCTGCCATCTGA
- the wt1b gene encoding WT1 transcription factor b isoform X4 produces MLTEPCGAMSMGSDVRDLTLLPPAPPVSSLPGAGGGCGMSVGGGQWTQLLDLHPGSPYSSLPPHHSLIKQEPGWGTTDPIEDPHCGLGAFTVHFSGQFTGSGRVGAFGEPTAGQARMFPNGTYLPSCMDSPPAPRNQGYGAVGLDSNPSYGHTPSHHTPQLSSLSFKHEDTLAPPNNIVDQQYPAPPPMFGCHNPSESCPSSQALLLRNYNSDNLYQMASQLDCVTWNQMNNLASSMKSGHVPSYDSEPTAPPPPMLLSAQYHIHTHGVFRGLQDVRRVGGIAPPVVRSLEANEKRPFVCAYPGCSKRYFKLSHLQMHGRKHTGEKPYQCDFPDCGRRFSRSDQLKRHQRRHTGEKPFTCRWSNCQKKFARSDELVRHHSMHQRNLTKLQPAI; encoded by the exons ATGCTGACCGAGCCGTGTGGAGCCATGTCGATGGGGTCAGATGTTCGAGATCTGACCCTCTTACCTCCAGCGCCTCCTGTGTCATCATTACCAGGTGCTGGTGGTGGCTGTGGGATGTCTGTTGGTGGTGGCCAGTGGACCCAACTGCTGGACCTCCACCCTGGCTCTCCCTACAGCTCCCTGCCTCCTCACCACTCCCTCATCAAGCAGGAACCAGGTTGGGGGACCACTGATCCAATAGAGGACCCTCACTGTGGACTCGGGGCCTTCACAGTGCACTTCTCTGGCCAGTTTACAGGCTCTGGTCGAGTTGGGGCCTTCGGAGAGCCAACTGCAGGACAAGCAAGGATGTTTCCCAATGGAACCTACCTGCCCAGCTGTATGGACAGTCCTCCTGCACCCAGGAACCAGG gttATGGAGCAGTGGGTTTAGACAGCAACCCCAGTTATGGTCACACTCCGTCTCATCACACCCCTCAGCTCTCCAGCCTGTCCTTCAAACACGAGGACACGCTGGCACCGCCAAACAACATAG ttgaCCAGCAGTACCCGGCTCCCCCCCCCATGTTTGGTTGCCACAATCCTTCAGAATCCTGTCCGAGCAGCCAAGCTCTGCTGCTGAGAAATTACAACAG TGATAACCTGTACCAAATGGCATCTCAGCTGGATTGTGTAACATGGAACCAAATGAACAACCTGGCATCTTCCATGAAGAG TGGCCATGTACCCAGCTATGACAGTGAACCCACAGCCCCGCCTCCCCCCATGCTCCTCAGTGCCCAgtaccacatacacacacatggtgTCTTCAGAGGACTTCAG GATGTTCGTCGCGTAGGTGGTATTGCTCCACCAGTTGTGAGATCTTTAGAGGCCAACGAAAAGCGTCCATTTGTTTGTGCTTATCCTGGCTGCAGCAAGAGATACTTCAAACTGTCACATCTGCAGATGCACGGCCGCAAACACACAG GAGAGAAGCCTTACCAGTGTGATTTCCCAGACTGCGGCCGCAGATTCTCTCGCTCAGACCAGTTGAAGAGACACCAGCGCAGACACACAG GTGAGAAGCCCTTTACCTGCCGCTGGTCCAACTGTCAGAAGAAGTTTGCCCGCTCTGACGAGCTGGTGCGCCACCACAGCATGCACCAGAGGAACCTGACCAAGCTGCAGCCTGCCATCTGA
- the wt1b gene encoding WT1 transcription factor b isoform X5 gives MGSDVRDLTLLPPAPPVSSLPGAGGGCGMSVGGGQWTQLLDLHPGSPYSSLPPHHSLIKQEPGWGTTDPIEDPHCGLGAFTVHFSGQFTGSGRVGAFGEPTAGQARMFPNGTYLPSCMDSPPAPRNQGYGAVGLDSNPSYGHTPSHHTPQLSSLSFKHEDTLAPPNNIVDQQYPAPPPMFGCHNPSESCPSSQALLLRNYNRYNGHVPSYDSEPTAPPPPMLLSAQYHIHTHGVFRGLQDVRRVGGIAPPVVRSLEANEKRPFVCAYPGCSKRYFKLSHLQMHGRKHTGEKPYQCDFPDCGRRFSRSDQLKRHQRRHTGVKPFQCETCQRKFSRSDHLKTHTRTHTGKTSEKPFTCRWSNCQKKFARSDELVRHHSMHQRNLTKLQPAI, from the exons ATGGGGTCAGATGTTCGAGATCTGACCCTCTTACCTCCAGCGCCTCCTGTGTCATCATTACCAGGTGCTGGTGGTGGCTGTGGGATGTCTGTTGGTGGTGGCCAGTGGACCCAACTGCTGGACCTCCACCCTGGCTCTCCCTACAGCTCCCTGCCTCCTCACCACTCCCTCATCAAGCAGGAACCAGGTTGGGGGACCACTGATCCAATAGAGGACCCTCACTGTGGACTCGGGGCCTTCACAGTGCACTTCTCTGGCCAGTTTACAGGCTCTGGTCGAGTTGGGGCCTTCGGAGAGCCAACTGCAGGACAAGCAAGGATGTTTCCCAATGGAACCTACCTGCCCAGCTGTATGGACAGTCCTCCTGCACCCAGGAACCAGG gttATGGAGCAGTGGGTTTAGACAGCAACCCCAGTTATGGTCACACTCCGTCTCATCACACCCCTCAGCTCTCCAGCCTGTCCTTCAAACACGAGGACACGCTGGCACCGCCAAACAACATAG ttgaCCAGCAGTACCCGGCTCCCCCCCCCATGTTTGGTTGCCACAATCCTTCAGAATCCTGTCCGAGCAGCCAAGCTCTGCTGCTGAGAAATTACAACAGGTACAA TGGCCATGTACCCAGCTATGACAGTGAACCCACAGCCCCGCCTCCCCCCATGCTCCTCAGTGCCCAgtaccacatacacacacatggtgTCTTCAGAGGACTTCAG GATGTTCGTCGCGTAGGTGGTATTGCTCCACCAGTTGTGAGATCTTTAGAGGCCAACGAAAAGCGTCCATTTGTTTGTGCTTATCCTGGCTGCAGCAAGAGATACTTCAAACTGTCACATCTGCAGATGCACGGCCGCAAACACACAG GAGAGAAGCCTTACCAGTGTGATTTCCCAGACTGCGGCCGCAGATTCTCTCGCTCAGACCAGTTGAAGAGACACCAGCGCAGACACACAG GAGTGAAGCCCTTTCAGTGCGAGACGTGTCAGAGAAAGTTTTCACGGTCAGATCATCTTAAGACGCACACTCGGACTCATACAGGTAAAACAA GTGAGAAGCCCTTTACCTGCCGCTGGTCCAACTGTCAGAAGAAGTTTGCCCGCTCTGACGAGCTGGTGCGCCACCACAGCATGCACCAGAGGAACCTGACCAAGCTGCAGCCTGCCATCTGA
- the wt1b gene encoding WT1 transcription factor b isoform X6, which yields MGSDVRDLTLLPPAPPVSSLPGAGGGCGMSVGGGQWTQLLDLHPGSPYSSLPPHHSLIKQEPGWGTTDPIEDPHCGLGAFTVHFSGQFTGSGRVGAFGEPTAGQARMFPNGTYLPSCMDSPPAPRNQGYGAVGLDSNPSYGHTPSHHTPQLSSLSFKHEDTLAPPNNIVDQQYPAPPPMFGCHNPSESCPSSQALLLRNYNSGHVPSYDSEPTAPPPPMLLSAQYHIHTHGVFRGLQDVRRVGGIAPPVVRSLEANEKRPFVCAYPGCSKRYFKLSHLQMHGRKHTGEKPYQCDFPDCGRRFSRSDQLKRHQRRHTGVKPFQCETCQRKFSRSDHLKTHTRTHTGKTSEKPFTCRWSNCQKKFARSDELVRHHSMHQRNLTKLQPAI from the exons ATGGGGTCAGATGTTCGAGATCTGACCCTCTTACCTCCAGCGCCTCCTGTGTCATCATTACCAGGTGCTGGTGGTGGCTGTGGGATGTCTGTTGGTGGTGGCCAGTGGACCCAACTGCTGGACCTCCACCCTGGCTCTCCCTACAGCTCCCTGCCTCCTCACCACTCCCTCATCAAGCAGGAACCAGGTTGGGGGACCACTGATCCAATAGAGGACCCTCACTGTGGACTCGGGGCCTTCACAGTGCACTTCTCTGGCCAGTTTACAGGCTCTGGTCGAGTTGGGGCCTTCGGAGAGCCAACTGCAGGACAAGCAAGGATGTTTCCCAATGGAACCTACCTGCCCAGCTGTATGGACAGTCCTCCTGCACCCAGGAACCAGG gttATGGAGCAGTGGGTTTAGACAGCAACCCCAGTTATGGTCACACTCCGTCTCATCACACCCCTCAGCTCTCCAGCCTGTCCTTCAAACACGAGGACACGCTGGCACCGCCAAACAACATAG ttgaCCAGCAGTACCCGGCTCCCCCCCCCATGTTTGGTTGCCACAATCCTTCAGAATCCTGTCCGAGCAGCCAAGCTCTGCTGCTGAGAAATTACAACAG TGGCCATGTACCCAGCTATGACAGTGAACCCACAGCCCCGCCTCCCCCCATGCTCCTCAGTGCCCAgtaccacatacacacacatggtgTCTTCAGAGGACTTCAG GATGTTCGTCGCGTAGGTGGTATTGCTCCACCAGTTGTGAGATCTTTAGAGGCCAACGAAAAGCGTCCATTTGTTTGTGCTTATCCTGGCTGCAGCAAGAGATACTTCAAACTGTCACATCTGCAGATGCACGGCCGCAAACACACAG GAGAGAAGCCTTACCAGTGTGATTTCCCAGACTGCGGCCGCAGATTCTCTCGCTCAGACCAGTTGAAGAGACACCAGCGCAGACACACAG GAGTGAAGCCCTTTCAGTGCGAGACGTGTCAGAGAAAGTTTTCACGGTCAGATCATCTTAAGACGCACACTCGGACTCATACAGGTAAAACAA GTGAGAAGCCCTTTACCTGCCGCTGGTCCAACTGTCAGAAGAAGTTTGCCCGCTCTGACGAGCTGGTGCGCCACCACAGCATGCACCAGAGGAACCTGACCAAGCTGCAGCCTGCCATCTGA
- the wt1b gene encoding WT1 transcription factor b isoform X7, which yields MGSDVRDLTLLPPAPPVSSLPGAGGGCGMSVGGGQWTQLLDLHPGSPYSSLPPHHSLIKQEPGWGTTDPIEDPHCGLGAFTVHFSGQFTGSGRVGAFGEPTAGQARMFPNGTYLPSCMDSPPAPRNQVDQQYPAPPPMFGCHNPSESCPSSQALLLRNYNSDNLYQMASQLDCVTWNQMNNLASSMKSGHVPSYDSEPTAPPPPMLLSAQYHIHTHGVFRGLQDVRRVGGIAPPVVRSLEANEKRPFVCAYPGCSKRYFKLSHLQMHGRKHTGEKPYQCDFPDCGRRFSRSDQLKRHQRRHTGVKPFQCETCQRKFSRSDHLKTHTRTHTGKTSEKPFTCRWSNCQKKFARSDELVRHHSMHQRNLTKLQPAI from the exons ATGGGGTCAGATGTTCGAGATCTGACCCTCTTACCTCCAGCGCCTCCTGTGTCATCATTACCAGGTGCTGGTGGTGGCTGTGGGATGTCTGTTGGTGGTGGCCAGTGGACCCAACTGCTGGACCTCCACCCTGGCTCTCCCTACAGCTCCCTGCCTCCTCACCACTCCCTCATCAAGCAGGAACCAGGTTGGGGGACCACTGATCCAATAGAGGACCCTCACTGTGGACTCGGGGCCTTCACAGTGCACTTCTCTGGCCAGTTTACAGGCTCTGGTCGAGTTGGGGCCTTCGGAGAGCCAACTGCAGGACAAGCAAGGATGTTTCCCAATGGAACCTACCTGCCCAGCTGTATGGACAGTCCTCCTGCACCCAGGAACCAGG ttgaCCAGCAGTACCCGGCTCCCCCCCCCATGTTTGGTTGCCACAATCCTTCAGAATCCTGTCCGAGCAGCCAAGCTCTGCTGCTGAGAAATTACAACAG TGATAACCTGTACCAAATGGCATCTCAGCTGGATTGTGTAACATGGAACCAAATGAACAACCTGGCATCTTCCATGAAGAG TGGCCATGTACCCAGCTATGACAGTGAACCCACAGCCCCGCCTCCCCCCATGCTCCTCAGTGCCCAgtaccacatacacacacatggtgTCTTCAGAGGACTTCAG GATGTTCGTCGCGTAGGTGGTATTGCTCCACCAGTTGTGAGATCTTTAGAGGCCAACGAAAAGCGTCCATTTGTTTGTGCTTATCCTGGCTGCAGCAAGAGATACTTCAAACTGTCACATCTGCAGATGCACGGCCGCAAACACACAG GAGAGAAGCCTTACCAGTGTGATTTCCCAGACTGCGGCCGCAGATTCTCTCGCTCAGACCAGTTGAAGAGACACCAGCGCAGACACACAG GAGTGAAGCCCTTTCAGTGCGAGACGTGTCAGAGAAAGTTTTCACGGTCAGATCATCTTAAGACGCACACTCGGACTCATACAGGTAAAACAA GTGAGAAGCCCTTTACCTGCCGCTGGTCCAACTGTCAGAAGAAGTTTGCCCGCTCTGACGAGCTGGTGCGCCACCACAGCATGCACCAGAGGAACCTGACCAAGCTGCAGCCTGCCATCTGA
- the rcn1 gene encoding reticulocalbin-1, translating to MDVFSFVYAALLCTVVVHGKPTLRKERVLHDPELGRPAHEDNKSFQYDHEAFLGKEEARTFDQLTPEESKDRLSKIVDRIDGNVDGYITTAELKAWIKRVQKRYVYENVAKVWTDYDLNKDNKISWDEYKQATYGYYLANPEEFDEATDQFSFKKMLPRDERRFQTADLNRDLAADREEFTSFLHPEEFEHMRDIVVLETLEDIDKNGDGHVDEDEYIADMFAHEDGGPEPDWVKTEREQFSDFRDLNKDGKMDQDEIRHWIMPQDYDHAQAEARHLVYESDQDKDQMLTKEEILGNWNMFVGSQATNYGEDLTKNHDEL from the exons ATGGACGTCTTCTCCTTCGTGTATGCTGCGCTTCTGTGCACTGTTGTGGTGCACGGCAAGCCAACGTTAAGAAAAGAGAGAGTTCTTCATGACCCAGAACTGGGAAGGCCTGCCCACGAAGACAATAAAAGCTTCCAATACGACCATGAGGCCTTTCTTGGCAAAGAGGAGGCCAGAACATTTGACCAACTCACCCCCGAGGAGAGCAAAGACAGGCTCAG taaaatagTGGATCGGATAGACGGCAACGTCGATGGCTACATCACCACAGCCGAACTCAAGGCTTGGATAAAACGTGTACAGAAGCGTTACGTTTATGAGAATGTGGCAAAGGTGTGGACAGATTACGACCTGAACAAAGACAACAAGATTTCATGGGATGAGTACAAGCAAGCCACATACGGATACTACCTCG CCAATCCGGAGGAGTTTGATGAAGCAACAGACCAGTTCAGCTTCAAGAAGATGCTCCCTCGTGATGAGAGGAGGTTTCAAACAGCTGATCTGAACAGGGACCTTGCAGCAGACAGAGAAGAGTTTACATCCTTCCTTCACCCTGAGGAATTTGAACACATGAGGGATATTGTGGTTCTG GAAACCCTGGAGGACATTGACAAGAACGGCGACGGACACGTGGATGAAGATGAGTATATTG CCGACATGTTTGCTCATGAGGACGGGGGTCCAGAGCCGGACTGGGTCAAGACTGAGAGGGAACAGTTCTCTGACTTCCGAGACCTGAACAAAGATGGTAAAATGGACCAGGACGAAATCCGCCACTGGATTATGCCACAAGACTACGACCATGCACAAGCTGAGGCAAGACATCTGGTGTACGAGTCTGACCAGGACAAG GACCAGATGCTGACCAAAGAAGAGATCCTTGGAAACTGGAACATGTTTGTGGGAAGCCAGGCCACCAACTACGGAGAGGACCTCACCAAGAACCATGACGAGCTCTGA